From one Plectropomus leopardus isolate mb chromosome 8, YSFRI_Pleo_2.0, whole genome shotgun sequence genomic stretch:
- the prdm16 gene encoding histone-lysine N-methyltransferase PRDM16 isoform X2, protein MGCVANSTGTEVLLQLEALRSAAQLSQLFRLTEKRKIYYKAVRDIEAGEELLVYMKDGIFPEGSMAPNLQDEQMYRCEDCDELFSSTLELRRHQKYSCSSTGSIFDTLREDFKQEREDSDEPVHECKDCEKIFPNEYSLGQHMIVHTEEREYKCDQCPKAFNWKSNLIRHQMSHDSGKRFECENCDKVFTDPSNLQRHIRSQHVGARAHTCPECGKTFATSSGLKQHKHIHSSVKPFICPDGLRLFAPPGEVCHKSYTQFSNLCRHKRMHADCRTQIKCKDCGQLFSTTSSLNKHRRFCEGKNHYGSPAGMFNPGIPMSSSPIMAKAKSHHPHLPGLNQSGLGFTDYFPSRPHPHAGLPFSPGPHSFPSLPHGFPGIFSPSLYPRPPLLPASPLLKSPLGGGSQEVKLPRSPLDAPPLSLVSSTNSNGGNSFSQLEDKEKESKLDLSSGEAKPKSKMADISDGSDLEDVNTTSGTDLDTTTGTASGDGSDLESDGESERERNGKRRKASGAVSSQEGHQLEDTNNALISAVSSSGNFSIDRPFLSSASSQHSFFPPPDEQALPPSHTNANAATTDSIKAIASIAEKYFGPGLIGLHQEKKMGPLPYHSMFPFQFLPNFHNSLYPFSADRGALNPSMFFKAEPKSPREQLHKMVSGAPGAPASTGESPFDLTTKPKETKLAPPTPTNPSNPNSSTGSSSGPLAISSSEEQPLDLSIGGRSRGSHNGVAAEPQNRKNHIFGAGKGVSIKDETPPGFPQPHSQSLHQSSISQHQQPQAQPHQPPPLHYAKPSAFFMDPIYSRVEKRKLLDPVGALKEKFLRPSPPLFHPQMSAMENMTEKLESFGALKLDVPPNSLQHSAHPLFNFRSPPPSLSDAILRKGKERYACRYCGKIFPRSANLTRHLRTHTGEQPYRCKYCDRSFSISSNLQRHVRNIHNKEKPFKCHLCNRCFGQQTNLDRHLKKHEHENIPVSQQSGMLSNLGTTISSPNSEPDNHALLDEKEDSYFSEIRNFISNSEMNQASSSTDKRSDQADEERPPSHSLSNSKLGLQGLEEEEEEVEGDDEEEEEGSLTEKSHDEAPESPSPVTTGVYEEDEEEEETETAPLAMSYEHTRRCIEEEGSLLDLEGLPSFPKSLEGLRKAASDEQPFDVKDIFNTSLESEALKETLYRQAKTQAYAMMLSLSENNPLHAPSQNSLDAWLSMGGGPSETSSFHPLNHI, encoded by the exons ATGGGTTGTGTCGCCAACTCCACCGGGACTGAAGTGCTACTGCAGCTGGAGGCTCTCCGCAGCGCCGCGCAACTTTCTCAACTATTCCGACTCACGGAGAAAAGAAAG ATTTATTATAAAGCTGTCCGGGACATTGAAGCAGGGGAGGAGCTCTTAGTGTATATGAAGGACGGTATTTTCCCCGAGGGATCCATGGCACCCAACCTACAAG acgAGCAGATGTACCGCTGTGAAGACTGTGATGAGCTGTTCTCCTCAACACTTGAGCTGCGGCGGCACCAGAAGTATTCGTGCTCGAGCACTGGCTCCATCTTTGACACACTGAGAGAGGACTTCAAACAGGAGCGCGAGGACAGTGATGAGCCTGTCCACGAGTGTAAAGACTGTGAGAAGATCTTCCCAAATGAGTACAG TCTGGGCCAACACATGATAGTCcacacagaggagagggagTACAAGTGTGACCAGTGCCCCAAAGCCTTCAACTGGAAGTCCAACCTCATCCGTCACCAGATGTCACATGACAGTGGCAAGCGCTTTGAGTGTGAAAACTGTGATAAG GTTTTTACAGATCCCAGCAACCTTCAGCGCCACATCCGCTCTCAGCATGTGGGGGCACGCGCTCACACGTGTCCTGAGTGTGGCAAGACCTTTGCCACCTCGTCAGGCCTCAAGCAGCATAAGCACATCCACAGCAGTGTCAAACCCTTTATCT GCCCTGATGGGCTGCGTCTTTTTGCTCCCCCAGGCGAGGTGTGCCACAAATCCTACACCCAGTTCTCCAACCTCTGCCGACACAAGCGTATGCATGCTGACTGCCGCACCCAGATCAAGTGTAAGGACTGCGGGCAGTTGTTCAGCACTACCTCCTCCCTCAACAAGCATCGCCGCTTCTGTGAGGGCAAAAACCATTATGGCTCTCCAGCAGGGATGTTCAACCCTGGCATCCCCATGAGCTCCAGTCCCATCATGGCCAAGGCCAAATCCCACCATCCTCACCTCCCAGGTCTAAACCAGTCAGGTTTAGGCTTCACTGACTACTTTCCGTCCCGACCTCACCCTCACGCTGGCTTGCCCTTCTCCCCAGGACCTCATAGCTTCCCATCTCTCCCTCATGGTTTCCCAGGTATCTTCTCCCCATCACTGTATCCGCGACCACCGTTATTGCCAGCTAGTCCATTGTTAAAGAGCCCGCTTGGTGGCGGCAGTCAAGAAGTGAAACTGCCTCGGAGTCCCTTAGATGCTCCTCCACTGTCCCTGGTTAGCTCCACAAACAGCAATGGAGGTAACAGCTTCAGTCAGCTggaagataaagaaaaagaaagcaaactagATTTGTCTTCTGGAGAAGCCAAGCCAAAATCTAAGATGGCAGACATATCTGACGGTAGTGACCTTGAAGATGTTAATACCACAAGTGGGACAGATTTGGACACCACTACTGGTACTGCTTCAGGTGATGGTTCTGACCTGGAGAGTGACGGAGAGAGTGAACGTGAGCGAAATGGTAAAAGAAGGAAGGCGTCAGGGGCTGTATCAAGTCAAGAAGGCCACCAGTTAGAAGACACGAACAATGCTTTGATATCAGCTGTGTCTAGTTCTGGAAACTTCTCTATCGATCGTCCCTTTCTTTCTTCTGCATCGTCCCAGCACTCCTTTTTCCCTCCGCCTGATGAGCAAGCCCTCCCGCCATCCCACACAAATGCCAATGCAGCCACCACAGATTCCATCAAAGCCATCGCCTCTATTGCTGAGAAATATTTTGGCCCAGGTTTGATCGGCCTCCATCAAGAGAAGAAGATGGGTCCATTGCCCTATCATTCCATGTTTCCTTTCCAGTTTCTGCCCAACTTCCACAACTCCCTTTATCCCTTCAGTGCTGATCGTGGTGCCCTAAATCCTAGCATGTTCTTTAAGGCAGAGCCCAAGTCGCCTCGCGAGCAGCTGCACAAGATGGTGTCTGGTGCCCCCGGAGCTCCTGCGTCAACAGGGGAGTCACCATTTGATCTCACCACAAAACCCAAGGAGACCAAGTTAGCTCCTCCAACCCCAACAAACCCCTCAAACCCCAACAGTAGTACTGGGAGCAGTAGTGGACCTTTAGCAATATCTAGCAGTGAAGAACAGCCATTGGACCTCAGCATTGGTGGCCGGAGCCGAGGTAGTCATAATGGTGTGGCAGCTGAGCCACAAAATAGAAAGAACCACATCTTTGGGGCTGGAAAGGGGGTCTCCATCAAAGATGAAACCCCACCTGGGTTTCCACAACCCCATTCCCAGTCATTGCACCAATCCTCCATCTCTCAGCACCAGCAGCCCCAGGCTCAGCCTCACCAGCCACCCCCTCTGCACTATGCCAAGCCCTCAGCATTCTTCATGGACCCCATATACAG CAGGGTGGAGAAGAGGAAGCTACTCGACCCCGTAGGAGCTCTGAAGGAAAAATTCCTCAGGCCGTCACCACCACTCTTCCATCCACAG ATGTCAGCAATGGAGAACATGACAGAGAAGCTGGAGAGCTTTGGAGCTCTAAAACTGGATGTGCCACCCAATTCGCTGCAACACTCAGCTCATCCACTGTTCAACTTCCGCTCACCACCACCCTCCCTCTCAGACGCCATCCTTCGCAAGGGCAAGGAGCGTTACGCCTGCAG GTACTGTGGGAAAATCTTCCCTCGTTCAGCAAACCTCACCAGACACTTGCGGACACACACGGGGGAACAACCCTACAG GTGTAAATACTGTGACCGCTCATTCAGCATCTCATCCAATCTTCAGCGCCACGTTCGCAACATCCATAACAAGGAGAAACCCTTCAAGTGTCACCTGTGCAACCGCTGCTTCGGTCAGCAAACCAACCTCGACCGCCATCTCAAGAAGCACGAGCATGAGAACATTCCTG TGAGCCAACAGTCCGGGATGCTGTCCAACCTAGGAACCACCATCTCCTCCCCAAACTCCGAGCCAGACAATCATGCACTTTTAGATGAGAAGGAGGACTCGTACTTCTCAGAAATCCGCAACTTCATTTCCAACAGTGAGATGAACCAGGCCTCCAGCTCCACGGATAAGAG ATCAGACCAGGCGGACGAGGAACGCCCACCCAGCCACAGTTTGTCCAACTCCAAGCTAGGGCTCCAGGGgctagaggaggaggaggaggaagtggagggtgatgatgaggaggaagaggaaggcaGCCTGACGGAGAAGTCTCATGACGAGGCGCCTGAGTCCCCATCTCCAGTCACAACGGGAGTGTatgaggaggacgaggaggaggaggagacggagacgGCTCCATTAGCTATGAGCTATGAACACACCCGCAg GTGTATAGAGGAGGAGGGCTCTCTCCTGGACTTGGAGGGTCTGCCCAGCTTTCCCAAGAGCCTGGAGGGGTTACGTAAAGCAGCCAGTGACGAGCAACCTTTTGATGTTAAAGACATATTTAATACTTCACTAGAGTCGGAGGCACTGAAAGAGACATTGTACAGGCAGGCCAAAACCCAG GCTTATGCAATGATGCTGTCTCTCTCGGAGAACAACCCTTTGCACGCGCCCTCCCAGAACTCTCTGGACGCTTGGCTGAGCATGGGAGGTGGACCGTCTGAGACGAGCAGCTTTCACCCGCTCAACCACATCTAG
- the prdm16 gene encoding histone-lysine N-methyltransferase PRDM16 isoform X1 — protein sequence MGCVANSTGTEVLLQLEALRSAAQLSQLFRLTEKRKIYYKAVRDIEAGEELLVYMKDGIFPEGSMAPNLQDEQMYRCEDCDELFSSTLELRRHQKYSCSSTGSIFDTLREDFKQEREDSDEPVHECKDCEKIFPNEYSLGQHMIVHTEEREYKCDQCPKAFNWKSNLIRHQMSHDSGKRFECENCDKVQHTQHVFTDPSNLQRHIRSQHVGARAHTCPECGKTFATSSGLKQHKHIHSSVKPFICPDGLRLFAPPGEVCHKSYTQFSNLCRHKRMHADCRTQIKCKDCGQLFSTTSSLNKHRRFCEGKNHYGSPAGMFNPGIPMSSSPIMAKAKSHHPHLPGLNQSGLGFTDYFPSRPHPHAGLPFSPGPHSFPSLPHGFPGIFSPSLYPRPPLLPASPLLKSPLGGGSQEVKLPRSPLDAPPLSLVSSTNSNGGNSFSQLEDKEKESKLDLSSGEAKPKSKMADISDGSDLEDVNTTSGTDLDTTTGTASGDGSDLESDGESERERNGKRRKASGAVSSQEGHQLEDTNNALISAVSSSGNFSIDRPFLSSASSQHSFFPPPDEQALPPSHTNANAATTDSIKAIASIAEKYFGPGLIGLHQEKKMGPLPYHSMFPFQFLPNFHNSLYPFSADRGALNPSMFFKAEPKSPREQLHKMVSGAPGAPASTGESPFDLTTKPKETKLAPPTPTNPSNPNSSTGSSSGPLAISSSEEQPLDLSIGGRSRGSHNGVAAEPQNRKNHIFGAGKGVSIKDETPPGFPQPHSQSLHQSSISQHQQPQAQPHQPPPLHYAKPSAFFMDPIYSRVEKRKLLDPVGALKEKFLRPSPPLFHPQMSAMENMTEKLESFGALKLDVPPNSLQHSAHPLFNFRSPPPSLSDAILRKGKERYACRYCGKIFPRSANLTRHLRTHTGEQPYRCKYCDRSFSISSNLQRHVRNIHNKEKPFKCHLCNRCFGQQTNLDRHLKKHEHENIPVSQQSGMLSNLGTTISSPNSEPDNHALLDEKEDSYFSEIRNFISNSEMNQASSSTDKRSDQADEERPPSHSLSNSKLGLQGLEEEEEEVEGDDEEEEEGSLTEKSHDEAPESPSPVTTGVYEEDEEEEETETAPLAMSYEHTRRCIEEEGSLLDLEGLPSFPKSLEGLRKAASDEQPFDVKDIFNTSLESEALKETLYRQAKTQAYAMMLSLSENNPLHAPSQNSLDAWLSMGGGPSETSSFHPLNHI from the exons ATGGGTTGTGTCGCCAACTCCACCGGGACTGAAGTGCTACTGCAGCTGGAGGCTCTCCGCAGCGCCGCGCAACTTTCTCAACTATTCCGACTCACGGAGAAAAGAAAG ATTTATTATAAAGCTGTCCGGGACATTGAAGCAGGGGAGGAGCTCTTAGTGTATATGAAGGACGGTATTTTCCCCGAGGGATCCATGGCACCCAACCTACAAG acgAGCAGATGTACCGCTGTGAAGACTGTGATGAGCTGTTCTCCTCAACACTTGAGCTGCGGCGGCACCAGAAGTATTCGTGCTCGAGCACTGGCTCCATCTTTGACACACTGAGAGAGGACTTCAAACAGGAGCGCGAGGACAGTGATGAGCCTGTCCACGAGTGTAAAGACTGTGAGAAGATCTTCCCAAATGAGTACAG TCTGGGCCAACACATGATAGTCcacacagaggagagggagTACAAGTGTGACCAGTGCCCCAAAGCCTTCAACTGGAAGTCCAACCTCATCCGTCACCAGATGTCACATGACAGTGGCAAGCGCTTTGAGTGTGAAAACTGTGATAAGGTACAGCATACCCAGCAC GTTTTTACAGATCCCAGCAACCTTCAGCGCCACATCCGCTCTCAGCATGTGGGGGCACGCGCTCACACGTGTCCTGAGTGTGGCAAGACCTTTGCCACCTCGTCAGGCCTCAAGCAGCATAAGCACATCCACAGCAGTGTCAAACCCTTTATCT GCCCTGATGGGCTGCGTCTTTTTGCTCCCCCAGGCGAGGTGTGCCACAAATCCTACACCCAGTTCTCCAACCTCTGCCGACACAAGCGTATGCATGCTGACTGCCGCACCCAGATCAAGTGTAAGGACTGCGGGCAGTTGTTCAGCACTACCTCCTCCCTCAACAAGCATCGCCGCTTCTGTGAGGGCAAAAACCATTATGGCTCTCCAGCAGGGATGTTCAACCCTGGCATCCCCATGAGCTCCAGTCCCATCATGGCCAAGGCCAAATCCCACCATCCTCACCTCCCAGGTCTAAACCAGTCAGGTTTAGGCTTCACTGACTACTTTCCGTCCCGACCTCACCCTCACGCTGGCTTGCCCTTCTCCCCAGGACCTCATAGCTTCCCATCTCTCCCTCATGGTTTCCCAGGTATCTTCTCCCCATCACTGTATCCGCGACCACCGTTATTGCCAGCTAGTCCATTGTTAAAGAGCCCGCTTGGTGGCGGCAGTCAAGAAGTGAAACTGCCTCGGAGTCCCTTAGATGCTCCTCCACTGTCCCTGGTTAGCTCCACAAACAGCAATGGAGGTAACAGCTTCAGTCAGCTggaagataaagaaaaagaaagcaaactagATTTGTCTTCTGGAGAAGCCAAGCCAAAATCTAAGATGGCAGACATATCTGACGGTAGTGACCTTGAAGATGTTAATACCACAAGTGGGACAGATTTGGACACCACTACTGGTACTGCTTCAGGTGATGGTTCTGACCTGGAGAGTGACGGAGAGAGTGAACGTGAGCGAAATGGTAAAAGAAGGAAGGCGTCAGGGGCTGTATCAAGTCAAGAAGGCCACCAGTTAGAAGACACGAACAATGCTTTGATATCAGCTGTGTCTAGTTCTGGAAACTTCTCTATCGATCGTCCCTTTCTTTCTTCTGCATCGTCCCAGCACTCCTTTTTCCCTCCGCCTGATGAGCAAGCCCTCCCGCCATCCCACACAAATGCCAATGCAGCCACCACAGATTCCATCAAAGCCATCGCCTCTATTGCTGAGAAATATTTTGGCCCAGGTTTGATCGGCCTCCATCAAGAGAAGAAGATGGGTCCATTGCCCTATCATTCCATGTTTCCTTTCCAGTTTCTGCCCAACTTCCACAACTCCCTTTATCCCTTCAGTGCTGATCGTGGTGCCCTAAATCCTAGCATGTTCTTTAAGGCAGAGCCCAAGTCGCCTCGCGAGCAGCTGCACAAGATGGTGTCTGGTGCCCCCGGAGCTCCTGCGTCAACAGGGGAGTCACCATTTGATCTCACCACAAAACCCAAGGAGACCAAGTTAGCTCCTCCAACCCCAACAAACCCCTCAAACCCCAACAGTAGTACTGGGAGCAGTAGTGGACCTTTAGCAATATCTAGCAGTGAAGAACAGCCATTGGACCTCAGCATTGGTGGCCGGAGCCGAGGTAGTCATAATGGTGTGGCAGCTGAGCCACAAAATAGAAAGAACCACATCTTTGGGGCTGGAAAGGGGGTCTCCATCAAAGATGAAACCCCACCTGGGTTTCCACAACCCCATTCCCAGTCATTGCACCAATCCTCCATCTCTCAGCACCAGCAGCCCCAGGCTCAGCCTCACCAGCCACCCCCTCTGCACTATGCCAAGCCCTCAGCATTCTTCATGGACCCCATATACAG CAGGGTGGAGAAGAGGAAGCTACTCGACCCCGTAGGAGCTCTGAAGGAAAAATTCCTCAGGCCGTCACCACCACTCTTCCATCCACAG ATGTCAGCAATGGAGAACATGACAGAGAAGCTGGAGAGCTTTGGAGCTCTAAAACTGGATGTGCCACCCAATTCGCTGCAACACTCAGCTCATCCACTGTTCAACTTCCGCTCACCACCACCCTCCCTCTCAGACGCCATCCTTCGCAAGGGCAAGGAGCGTTACGCCTGCAG GTACTGTGGGAAAATCTTCCCTCGTTCAGCAAACCTCACCAGACACTTGCGGACACACACGGGGGAACAACCCTACAG GTGTAAATACTGTGACCGCTCATTCAGCATCTCATCCAATCTTCAGCGCCACGTTCGCAACATCCATAACAAGGAGAAACCCTTCAAGTGTCACCTGTGCAACCGCTGCTTCGGTCAGCAAACCAACCTCGACCGCCATCTCAAGAAGCACGAGCATGAGAACATTCCTG TGAGCCAACAGTCCGGGATGCTGTCCAACCTAGGAACCACCATCTCCTCCCCAAACTCCGAGCCAGACAATCATGCACTTTTAGATGAGAAGGAGGACTCGTACTTCTCAGAAATCCGCAACTTCATTTCCAACAGTGAGATGAACCAGGCCTCCAGCTCCACGGATAAGAG ATCAGACCAGGCGGACGAGGAACGCCCACCCAGCCACAGTTTGTCCAACTCCAAGCTAGGGCTCCAGGGgctagaggaggaggaggaggaagtggagggtgatgatgaggaggaagaggaaggcaGCCTGACGGAGAAGTCTCATGACGAGGCGCCTGAGTCCCCATCTCCAGTCACAACGGGAGTGTatgaggaggacgaggaggaggaggagacggagacgGCTCCATTAGCTATGAGCTATGAACACACCCGCAg GTGTATAGAGGAGGAGGGCTCTCTCCTGGACTTGGAGGGTCTGCCCAGCTTTCCCAAGAGCCTGGAGGGGTTACGTAAAGCAGCCAGTGACGAGCAACCTTTTGATGTTAAAGACATATTTAATACTTCACTAGAGTCGGAGGCACTGAAAGAGACATTGTACAGGCAGGCCAAAACCCAG GCTTATGCAATGATGCTGTCTCTCTCGGAGAACAACCCTTTGCACGCGCCCTCCCAGAACTCTCTGGACGCTTGGCTGAGCATGGGAGGTGGACCGTCTGAGACGAGCAGCTTTCACCCGCTCAACCACATCTAG
- the prdm16 gene encoding histone-lysine N-methyltransferase PRDM16 isoform X5 produces MGCVANSTGTEVLLQLEALRSAAQLSQLFRLTEKRKIYYKAVRDIEAGEELLVYMKDGIFPEGSMAPNLQDEQMYRCEDCDELFSSTLELRRHQKYSCSSTGSIFDTLREDFKQEREDSDEPVHECKDCEKIFPNEYSLGQHMIVHTEEREYKCDQCPKAFNWKSNLIRHQMSHDSGKRFECENCDKVQHTQHVFTDPSNLQRHIRSQHVGARAHTCPECGKTFATSSGLKQHKHIHSSVKPFICPDGLRLFAPPGEVCHKSYTQFSNLCRHKRMHADCRTQIKCKDCGQLFSTTSSLNKHRRFCEGKNHYGSPAGMFNPGIPMSSSPIMAKAKSHHPHLPGLNQSGLGFTDYFPSRPHPHAGLPFSPGPHSFPSLPHGFPGIFSPSLYPRPPLLPASPLLKSPLGGGSQEVKLPRSPLDAPPLSLVSSTNSNGGNSFSQLEDKEKESKLDLSSGEAKPKSKMADISDGSDLEDVNTTSGTDLDTTTGTASGDGSDLESDGESERERNGKRRKASGAVSSQEGHQLEDTNNALISAVSSSGNFSIDRPFLSSASSQHSFFPPPDEQALPPSHTNANAATTDSIKAIASIAEKYFGPGLIGLHQEKKMGPLPYHSMFPFQFLPNFHNSLYPFSADRGALNPSMFFKAEPKSPREQLHKMVSGAPGAPASTGESPFDLTTKPKETKLAPPTPTNPSNPNSSTGSSSGPLAISSSEEQPLDLSIGGRSRGSHNGVAAEPQNRKNHIFGAGKGVSIKDETPPGFPQPHSQSLHQSSISQHQQPQAQPHQPPPLHYAKPSAFFMDPIYSRVEKRKLLDPVGALKEKFLRPSPPLFHPQMSAMENMTEKLESFGALKLDVPPNSLQHSAHPLFNFRSPPPSLSDAILRKGKERYACRYCGKIFPRSANLTRHLRTHTGEQPYRCKYCDRSFSISSNLQRHVRNIHNKEKPFKCHLCNRCFGQQTNLDRHLKKHEHENIPVSQQSGMLSNLGTTISSPNSEPDNHALLDEKEDSYFSEIRNFISNSEMNQASSSTDKRSDQADEERPPSHSLSNSKLGLQGLEEEEEEVEGDDEEEEEGSLTEKSHDEAPESPSPVTTGVYEEDEEEEETETAPLAMSYEHTRRLMQ; encoded by the exons ATGGGTTGTGTCGCCAACTCCACCGGGACTGAAGTGCTACTGCAGCTGGAGGCTCTCCGCAGCGCCGCGCAACTTTCTCAACTATTCCGACTCACGGAGAAAAGAAAG ATTTATTATAAAGCTGTCCGGGACATTGAAGCAGGGGAGGAGCTCTTAGTGTATATGAAGGACGGTATTTTCCCCGAGGGATCCATGGCACCCAACCTACAAG acgAGCAGATGTACCGCTGTGAAGACTGTGATGAGCTGTTCTCCTCAACACTTGAGCTGCGGCGGCACCAGAAGTATTCGTGCTCGAGCACTGGCTCCATCTTTGACACACTGAGAGAGGACTTCAAACAGGAGCGCGAGGACAGTGATGAGCCTGTCCACGAGTGTAAAGACTGTGAGAAGATCTTCCCAAATGAGTACAG TCTGGGCCAACACATGATAGTCcacacagaggagagggagTACAAGTGTGACCAGTGCCCCAAAGCCTTCAACTGGAAGTCCAACCTCATCCGTCACCAGATGTCACATGACAGTGGCAAGCGCTTTGAGTGTGAAAACTGTGATAAGGTACAGCATACCCAGCAC GTTTTTACAGATCCCAGCAACCTTCAGCGCCACATCCGCTCTCAGCATGTGGGGGCACGCGCTCACACGTGTCCTGAGTGTGGCAAGACCTTTGCCACCTCGTCAGGCCTCAAGCAGCATAAGCACATCCACAGCAGTGTCAAACCCTTTATCT GCCCTGATGGGCTGCGTCTTTTTGCTCCCCCAGGCGAGGTGTGCCACAAATCCTACACCCAGTTCTCCAACCTCTGCCGACACAAGCGTATGCATGCTGACTGCCGCACCCAGATCAAGTGTAAGGACTGCGGGCAGTTGTTCAGCACTACCTCCTCCCTCAACAAGCATCGCCGCTTCTGTGAGGGCAAAAACCATTATGGCTCTCCAGCAGGGATGTTCAACCCTGGCATCCCCATGAGCTCCAGTCCCATCATGGCCAAGGCCAAATCCCACCATCCTCACCTCCCAGGTCTAAACCAGTCAGGTTTAGGCTTCACTGACTACTTTCCGTCCCGACCTCACCCTCACGCTGGCTTGCCCTTCTCCCCAGGACCTCATAGCTTCCCATCTCTCCCTCATGGTTTCCCAGGTATCTTCTCCCCATCACTGTATCCGCGACCACCGTTATTGCCAGCTAGTCCATTGTTAAAGAGCCCGCTTGGTGGCGGCAGTCAAGAAGTGAAACTGCCTCGGAGTCCCTTAGATGCTCCTCCACTGTCCCTGGTTAGCTCCACAAACAGCAATGGAGGTAACAGCTTCAGTCAGCTggaagataaagaaaaagaaagcaaactagATTTGTCTTCTGGAGAAGCCAAGCCAAAATCTAAGATGGCAGACATATCTGACGGTAGTGACCTTGAAGATGTTAATACCACAAGTGGGACAGATTTGGACACCACTACTGGTACTGCTTCAGGTGATGGTTCTGACCTGGAGAGTGACGGAGAGAGTGAACGTGAGCGAAATGGTAAAAGAAGGAAGGCGTCAGGGGCTGTATCAAGTCAAGAAGGCCACCAGTTAGAAGACACGAACAATGCTTTGATATCAGCTGTGTCTAGTTCTGGAAACTTCTCTATCGATCGTCCCTTTCTTTCTTCTGCATCGTCCCAGCACTCCTTTTTCCCTCCGCCTGATGAGCAAGCCCTCCCGCCATCCCACACAAATGCCAATGCAGCCACCACAGATTCCATCAAAGCCATCGCCTCTATTGCTGAGAAATATTTTGGCCCAGGTTTGATCGGCCTCCATCAAGAGAAGAAGATGGGTCCATTGCCCTATCATTCCATGTTTCCTTTCCAGTTTCTGCCCAACTTCCACAACTCCCTTTATCCCTTCAGTGCTGATCGTGGTGCCCTAAATCCTAGCATGTTCTTTAAGGCAGAGCCCAAGTCGCCTCGCGAGCAGCTGCACAAGATGGTGTCTGGTGCCCCCGGAGCTCCTGCGTCAACAGGGGAGTCACCATTTGATCTCACCACAAAACCCAAGGAGACCAAGTTAGCTCCTCCAACCCCAACAAACCCCTCAAACCCCAACAGTAGTACTGGGAGCAGTAGTGGACCTTTAGCAATATCTAGCAGTGAAGAACAGCCATTGGACCTCAGCATTGGTGGCCGGAGCCGAGGTAGTCATAATGGTGTGGCAGCTGAGCCACAAAATAGAAAGAACCACATCTTTGGGGCTGGAAAGGGGGTCTCCATCAAAGATGAAACCCCACCTGGGTTTCCACAACCCCATTCCCAGTCATTGCACCAATCCTCCATCTCTCAGCACCAGCAGCCCCAGGCTCAGCCTCACCAGCCACCCCCTCTGCACTATGCCAAGCCCTCAGCATTCTTCATGGACCCCATATACAG CAGGGTGGAGAAGAGGAAGCTACTCGACCCCGTAGGAGCTCTGAAGGAAAAATTCCTCAGGCCGTCACCACCACTCTTCCATCCACAG ATGTCAGCAATGGAGAACATGACAGAGAAGCTGGAGAGCTTTGGAGCTCTAAAACTGGATGTGCCACCCAATTCGCTGCAACACTCAGCTCATCCACTGTTCAACTTCCGCTCACCACCACCCTCCCTCTCAGACGCCATCCTTCGCAAGGGCAAGGAGCGTTACGCCTGCAG GTACTGTGGGAAAATCTTCCCTCGTTCAGCAAACCTCACCAGACACTTGCGGACACACACGGGGGAACAACCCTACAG GTGTAAATACTGTGACCGCTCATTCAGCATCTCATCCAATCTTCAGCGCCACGTTCGCAACATCCATAACAAGGAGAAACCCTTCAAGTGTCACCTGTGCAACCGCTGCTTCGGTCAGCAAACCAACCTCGACCGCCATCTCAAGAAGCACGAGCATGAGAACATTCCTG TGAGCCAACAGTCCGGGATGCTGTCCAACCTAGGAACCACCATCTCCTCCCCAAACTCCGAGCCAGACAATCATGCACTTTTAGATGAGAAGGAGGACTCGTACTTCTCAGAAATCCGCAACTTCATTTCCAACAGTGAGATGAACCAGGCCTCCAGCTCCACGGATAAGAG ATCAGACCAGGCGGACGAGGAACGCCCACCCAGCCACAGTTTGTCCAACTCCAAGCTAGGGCTCCAGGGgctagaggaggaggaggaggaagtggagggtgatgatgaggaggaagaggaaggcaGCCTGACGGAGAAGTCTCATGACGAGGCGCCTGAGTCCCCATCTCCAGTCACAACGGGAGTGTatgaggaggacgaggaggaggaggagacggagacgGCTCCATTAGCTATGAGCTATGAACACACCCGCAg GCTTATGCAATGA